The genomic window TAGCACGGGAACTGTCCGGAATGAGGGGCACATTCCCTGAGGGAAAGGGTGGGAATTAATAAGGAGACCATCCCAAACCAAGGCTGGTCTTCCCTGTGGAAAAAGGGGAGAATGATCAGGGACCATCCCAAACCAAGGGATGGCAgctttcctgaaggaaaaaggTGGGATTTAACCGGAGCCATCCTGAACTGAGGGTCGCGTTCCCtgtgggggaaagggggggaatTAATGGGGAAACCATCCCGAATCCAGGCTCGTATTTCTTCCGGGAAAAGAGGGGAGATAACACGGACATCATCCCAAAAGAAGGCTTGCTCTCCctgtgggaaaagggaaggaataaACTGTGGGATCATCCCAAACATAGCTTCCctataggagaaaaaaaagagaaaaaaccaacaGTGGGGTCTCCACGAACCACCAGCTCAGCTTTCCTAcgggaaaagagagagggaacGAACAGCTGGGTTTCCtgtgggaaaaggagagggaaaatcaTCAGTGGGGCCTCTCCGAACTACTGGCTCTGTTTCCCTgatggaaaagaggaggaaaaataacgGGGAGACCACTCCGGACCCCAGGCTCGGTTTTCCTGTGGGAAAATTAACAGAGGAGCCATCCCGAACCAGCAGCCCGGCTTCCCTAGGGGAAAACGAGCCGGGAACGAACGCGGGGATCCATCCCGAACTCCCGGCTCGGCTCCGCTGCGGGATAAAAGAAGCGAATTTAACGGGGGGGCTTCCGCCAGCCCCCGACTCTGCCGGCACACCCCCACCCCGGGCGcacacccccagccccggctcccGGAGCTCCGGGAGCGGTGGGGCCGAGCCGGGGGATGGCAGCGAGGCGGGAGGAGCGGGACAGAGCCCCGGGAGGGCCGGGGCAGagccgggagcggcgggagccgcccgggccgggccgtaCCTGGCGCATCCCTGTGGTTGTCCATTTTGGAGCCCCCGTCCCAGCATGCCCCGCGCCGGGCGCGCCGCGCCGGGGGCCGCGCCGCTGCAAGCGCCCCTGGGAGATGTAGTCCCTCAAGGGGCCGTCCCGCCGCTCTCCCCGCTTCTCCCGCCGCACCGACCCCAGCTCGCGGGGCGGCCGAACCACCCCGCTCTGGAGGCTCCGACGCTACGGTCATTCCCCGGTTCGCCCCGCATCCGATCGGTGCGAAAGGGCAGACTACAACTCCCACCTCCCCTCCGCGCCTGAGGCGCTCGGACTCCAAGTCCCGTCGTGCCCCGCGCCTCGCGGCGGTGTTGTCGGCGGccccaagatggcggcggtggcggcgggcgcggcggcccctcagcagccgccgccgcctcagCAGCCGCCGCAgccggcgggaggcggcgggagcggctctggggaggcggcgggagcCGCGGGTGGTgccggaggcggcggcggaggtGCCGGAGGCGGTGGCGGCGCAGCCGGGCCTGCTCCGGGCTCGGGGtcgggcggcggcgcggccgcgggCGAGTCGTGGTACCTGGCGCTGCTGGGCCTGGCCGAGCATTTCCGCACGTCCAGCCCGCCCAAGGTGCGGCTGTGCGTGCACTGCCTGCAGGCCGTACTGCCCCGCAAGCCCCCGGCCCGCATGGAGGCCCGCACGCACCTCCAGCTCGGCTCCGTCCTCTACCACCACACCCGCAACGGCGACCAGGCCCgcgggcacctggagaaggcggTGAGCGGGGCTGGGATGGCCttggggggcacggggggcttGGGAAGGGCGGAGCGGGGGGTGCCGCTGCGTGGAGAAAGGGCTGGGCGTGGTGGGGACGGGAGTTTGGACACTTGGAGAAGGTGAAGAGCAGCGGGAGGGGCGGCCGAGGGGTCCTGGCAGCTGGAAAAgatgaggagcagggcagggggcgGTGGGAGGCTCCTGGCACGGACGGGGAGGGTGTTAGTGCCAGCCTAACCCGCTGTGTTCTCTTGCAGTGGCTGATATCCCAGCAGGTATCCTTTTCCCAGGACCCAGGAAGGGCTCCAAGCTCCAAACAGCTCCAAGGAAACTCCCAAAACACCTCAAGGGCCTGGGGGTGGGGGCATGGAATGGGTGTTTTAATCTGCTTCATCACAGAACCACggagtttgggttggaagggaccttaaattccaTCTCATCCCCATTTTCCTGAGGGTTTTTGgaggctttgctgctgttttccacaCAGATTTTGTGGTTCCCTTAACCCTGGTGCCAGATCCCCCAGTTTGAAGATGTGAAGTTTGAGGCAGCCAGTTTGCTGTCGGAGCTTTACTGCCAGGAGGTGAgagaaaccccccaaaacccctctgtgcccctcgAATTTGGGTTTCTCCAGTCCTGCCAAAATCCCAGATTCCTCCAGTccgccccaaatcccagattcCACCAGTCCTGCCAAAATCCGAGATTCCTCcaatcctccccaaatcccggATTCCTCcaatcctccccaaatcccggATTCCTCcaatcctccccaaatcccagatttcTCCAATCCTATCCAACCCTACCTTGGACATTCCAAGGacgcagcagccccagccttctcccattttatttttattgcttccAACACTGTGATCCCTacctcccagccctccctggagGGTTGAGCGTGGTTTTCCAGGGAATTCCAGGGCTGTGGGATTCCGGGATGCGGGTTTGTGGTGACCGGGGGTGTCTGTGTTGCAGAATTCCGTGGACACGGCCAAGCCCCTGCTGCGCAAAGCCATCCAGATCTCCCAGCAGACTCCCTActggcactgcaggctgctctTCCAGCTGGCTGTGAGTCCTTGGAGCAGCAATtccttggggggaaaaaatcctacaaaaatcCTGGCATTTTTTTGGGATTCGTGGAGCAAATGCTGGATTTTCATGGcattttttattcccatttcagcAACTGCACACGCTGGAGAAGGATTTGGTGTCAGCCTGTGACCTGCTGGGCGTGGGGGCGGAGTACGCGCGTGTGGTGGGCTCCGAGTACACCAGGTGACAGCGCTGCCCTCCGCAGGGATCCCTGCCCGGATTCCATGGGCATCCCTGCCCGGATTCCATGGGATTCCCTGCCTGGattccctgggcatccctgcctggattccctgggcatccctgcctggattccctgggcatccctgcctggattCCCTGCCTGGattccctgggcatccctgcctggattCCCTGCCTGGATTCCCTGGGATTCCCTGCCCAGattccctgggcatccctgcctggattCCCTGCCCGGATTCCCTGGGATTCCCTGCCCGGATTCCCTGGGATTCCCTGCCCGGATTCCCTGGGATTCCCTGCCCGGATTCCCTGGGATTCCCTGCCCGGATTCCCTGGGATTCCCTGCCTGGATTCCCTGGGGATCCCTGCCCGGATTCCATgggcatccctgcctggattCCCTGGGGATCCGCCTGGattccctgggcatccctgcctggattCCCTGCCTGGATTCCCTGGGATTCCCTGCCCGGattccctgggcatccctgcctggattCCCTGCCTGAATTCCCTGGGGTTTCCTGCCTGGattccctgggcatccctgccTGAATTCCCTGGGATTTCATCCCTGAATTCCGTGGGATTCCCTGCCTGAATTCCCTGGGGATCCCTGCCTAGATTCCCTGGGATTTCATCTCTGAATTCCCTGGGATTCCCTGCCTGAATTCCTTGGGATTCCCCGCCTGACTTCCCTGGGATTTCATCCCTGAATTCCATGGGATCTCCTCCCCCAACTCCCCAGGAATTCCTCTATCAATTCCCTTAAAcctctttttccctctgtttttagagggagaaaaatcggattttttttcctggtgtttttctctttgtggatggaataatttcttttggaatttaactttattttctttcattccagAGCCCTCTTTCTGCTCAGCAAGGGGATGGTGAGTGgaactcttttaaaaataaattatttcctgtttAATTGTAAATTccagaggatttttttaatttgttgggGGGAGGGTTGATCAGGATTCTTCAGGATAAATCcagctttttcctctcttttttttctgggaaaaataaaaggattgtTGCAAATTTTCACTGGAGCTTTTGTAACGAGGGATGGGAAAGCTGGTGGGGTGAAAGGGCTGTGGGAATCAGGTGAATATTCTGATCCTAATCCCTGGAATTGGGGAATCCATGGAATTGTTTGCCTTGGTGGAACAAGGGATagcttccactatcccaggcagctccagccggGCTTTGGGCAATTCCAGGCTTGAGGCAGCCCCGTTTCCCACGGGGAATTGTCACTCCCCGAGGGTTTATCCTGACAAACGTTCCTGGATTTTCCTTGgaattgcagctgctgctgatggagAGGAAGCTGCAGGAGGTGCACCCGCTGCTGACGCTGTGTGGGCAGATCGTGGAGAACTGGCAGGGCAACCCCATCCAGAAGGAATCCCTCAGGGTCTTCTTCCTGGTCCTGCAGGTCACACATTACCTGGACGCCGGCCAGGTGCGTGCCACGTTCCAGCTGGGAGTTTGGGACGGGGATATTCCATAAAAAATCAGccctgaggggatttttggggttttctttgcaATTGAAGCAAACTCCTGTTGGTTTTATTCCCAAATTCAATGGAAAGTGAGGCAATCACGTTAATTCGGAGATGTTGTCCATGATATTTCTATATCCATACTGGTCTCTGTTGCTTCCCTGGTGTGTGGGAGGGAAcaaaggaattttgggggattctgGGAATATTTTGAGCATCCTTGGTGCCGTTCACCCCCACGAAGTGCTGGGGGTCACCAGTCCTAAGCCAAGCCCCTGAATACGGGCATTAGCACTTGGCTGGGAAGTTCCCCTCTCCCGAGCGCTGCAGCAGCGCGTGGAACGGGAATGCTGTGTGCAAGCCCAGGAATGCGTGTGCTGGCAGGTGAAGAGCGTGAAGCCGTGcctgaagcagctgcagcagtgcatcCAGACCATCTCCACCCTGCACGACGACGAGATCCTGCCCAGCAACCCCGCAGACCTCTTCCACTGGCTGCCCAAGGAGCACATGTGTGTGCTGGTCTACCTGGTGagagctccctgtcctgctaATTGCCACTTAATGAGGGGGCACGAGGGCTtggggggcagcagggatggggctcgGGGCTGCTGTGGGCGGATTCTCCCTCAGCGACCCTGGGCTGATGCTGagggggctgctcagggtgtgAGGAGATTGCAGGCTGGAAATgggaattaattaattgattGTTAGATGATTTATTAATTAGTACCTGACTCAAATGGAAATGGAGTTATTCGTACGAATCAGAGCCAGTTTGGCTTGATTTTATCAACTGTTTGGTGCTTTTATTTCCCCTCAATGTCCGTGGGGTgatgctgagggagctgctcagTGTGTGTGGAGATTCCAGCCTGGAAATGGGATTCagttaataaataattaattaactgATTATTCAATACCCCAGTCAATTGAAAATGGAGGTATTTGTACAAATCAGGCTACTTTGGCCTTATTTTCTCAGCTGCTTGGTATTGGTTCTGCCTCAGCGTCCGGGGTGATGCTGAGGGGGCTGCTCAGTGTGCGTGGAGATTCCAGCCTGGAAATgggaattaattaaataataactCATTAATTGGTTAATTAATACCTGATTCAGATGAAAATTAGGTCATTTGTACAAAGCAGAACCACTTTGGCTTAATTTTATCAACGTGAGAAGAGCTGGGCTTAGAATTGCTGAAGGAATTCGTTCCATTTCTTGGAGATGATTCCAATCCTTGGTAAAAAGTCTGGGATTTGaggaattctgtgaattcccagcccttccctctctgcACAGATAAATTttgggaatcatggaatagcTGGGGTGGGAAGGAGCTTTAAAATCATCCATTCCCACCCTCTCAGCCTCACCTCCCACTGTCCTGGGGTGCTCCAGGACCTTTCCAGGGATTTCTGCTGTGGGGATTGCATCCAGGGGAATTGCTGAGGGGGATAATCCTTGCTGTGCttccctgcaggtgacagtgaTGCATTCCATGCAGGCAGGCTACCTGGAGAAGGCTCAGAAGTACACGGACAAAGCCCTCATGCAGCTGGAGAAGCTCAAAAGTAAGGAAGAAGGGCTTGGAATTCAGCTGCATTCCAGGGAAATCTTGGGAAATCCCATTATTTATTCCTCATTTAAACCCATCCCACGGCCTTGTTGAGCTGCTGGGTCAGCCTGAAACTAAAACTAAGATTAAACCCCTGCTTTTAAGGCTGGGTGCTGGCTTTGGAGTACAAATTcaactttttgggttttttttttttggatgtgaTTTGAATAATTCCATAAATCCCTGACGGAattgctcctgctccttccccagtgctggactgcagccccatcctgtcCTCATTCCAAGTGATTTTGTTGGAACACATCATCATGTGCAGGCTGGTCACGGGACACAaagccacagccctgcaggaggtAACGTGGGGATCCCAGCATTTCCCGGCTGGGAAAGGCTCCCAAAAATGGGAATGTTCTGCAGGAACAGCCTCTAAAACGCGGGAATTGCAGTTCTGGGCTCAggtgggaattcctgctgggttATTCGTGGATGCAGCCAGCCTTGGCGGGGCTCAGGACCTGGGAAATGTGGGATTGGCTCCCCTGAAATGTTCGTTTAAGGGCACTTTGGGATTGATCACGGGATAATCAGTAACTGGTTGGGTCGACACCTTCCTGGTGGCAATTCCAGGCTGATTccagtgggttttttcccattccatCAATTCCAGAGTGGCTCCTTCCTCTTCAGGTTCCTGCCTTGCCCAGatgttttccagtttttcacattcctgcttttcctcctcttccctggtTGATTTGGGTTGTTCCAGAGGaaactgcactttttttttttttttccccatttttccaataattttaaaacccaGGGAATCCATCCTGGGCCTGGATCATCCAATCCCTGCTGTCAGCTTTACTGGGAAtgtgctgggaatggcagggatTCAGCCTCCTGCTTCAGTCTCCTGAAACTCACCCAATCCCAGATTTTGGGAGGTTTTATCCCACTTTTCCTGGAGCATTTCGGGAGGGATCCGTGGCTGTGAATCCCAGGGGGTGGAGGAAACCCTTCCAAAGCAGCTGGAATGTGGGAGGGATGTGAGGAAATCCcttctcctgtgctggcagcacaccCAGCCTCCCCTTTGGTCCAGGACTGCGGATCCTGGAGCCGATCCCTGCAGCCGTGAGGGGTGCaaggaggggatttggggcgtAAAACTGAGGGAAAAGCGTCAGAATGGGGAATTGTGTTCTTGCCCAGATCTCCCAGgtctgccagctgtgccagcagtcGCCCAGGCTCTTCTCCAACCACGCTGCCCAGCTGCACACGCTCCTGGTGAGTTTGGGGTCGCGGC from Molothrus aeneus isolate 106 chromosome 27, BPBGC_Maene_1.0, whole genome shotgun sequence includes these protein-coding regions:
- the MAU2 gene encoding MAU2 chromatid cohesion factor homolog, yielding MAAVAAGAAAPQQPPPPQQPPQPAGGGGSGSGEAAGAAGGAGGGGGGAGGGGGAAGPAPGSGSGGGAAAGESWYLALLGLAEHFRTSSPPKVRLCVHCLQAVLPRKPPARMEARTHLQLGSVLYHHTRNGDQARGHLEKAWLISQQIPQFEDVKFEAASLLSELYCQENSVDTAKPLLRKAIQISQQTPYWHCRLLFQLAQLHTLEKDLVSACDLLGVGAEYARVVGSEYTRALFLLSKGMLLLMERKLQEVHPLLTLCGQIVENWQGNPIQKESLRVFFLVLQVTHYLDAGQVKSVKPCLKQLQQCIQTISTLHDDEILPSNPADLFHWLPKEHMCVLVYLVTVMHSMQAGYLEKAQKYTDKALMQLEKLKMLDCSPILSSFQVILLEHIIMCRLVTGHKATALQEISQVCQLCQQSPRLFSNHAAQLHTLLGLYCISVNCMDNAEAQFTTALRLTTHQELWAFIVTNLASVYIREGNRHQELYSLLERINPDHNFPVSSHCLRAAAFYIRGLFSFFQGRYNEAKRFLRETLKMSNAEDLNRLTACSLVLLGHIFYVLGNHRESNNMVVPAMQLASKIPDMSVQLWSSALLRDLNKACGNAMDAHEAAQMHQNFSQQLLQDHIEACSLPEHNLITWTDGPPPVQFQAQNGPTTSLASLL